In Pyrus communis chromosome 1, drPyrComm1.1, whole genome shotgun sequence, the following are encoded in one genomic region:
- the LOC137707449 gene encoding uncharacterized protein isoform X1: MLVPPATKHRHVRRGGGATRFKQSSGPNNDTKLFPCLDGGGDFVLSGKSTKKERLRKLSALGTAKTTSFRDCEMGCNVSDRDDELPSKRFKLPRKFFYDCNGVDHASVPRKLRSAMKKRNRESASPSPSLPDAKKVNHPMSGIELLMKKDGGSEITKDEEEVVETLYALAGLFPRNDVNDNSTVDIESLDANPSGLPGSKESLTSAFEDGKEKLGSYCPLRATKAANPSNVERLGKETDQVDCLNEPSSQHEPELPNSRKSCISSDNSVPQNLNVSSLSVKVEGCNENPATGNADNFCKSDISLDSRRLKQPVQELSSVPERKPVTALELGTTIRGQVELHDTDQEAKKNGPVLWPGLSSSVSLGASNDSPSSLSQSPAAKIPHWLDAALSTSRASVQNSSSFGKVTTVLNGRRSCKKCAAHVYISHLIQALQNSECKNKLQLQPNQMRPHEGLKQVALLGVNVYANANNGSNGIVATSSIGISSSEKNSAEAKNGTLQQTKLHQDQPQFAMGSRAYASPKQSFDFLSLSAGGGGSETNNSFSRARKGMEPSSQSQGPYIHPLMQRHTLIPFSLPQSQYSSSAHPNNPSVSQQAQMQLPPYHGNPFDPQASPTASMKQQPQQQHLQLQQHQQRLWAAHLAANYRPVGTSAPAVHFPSWQNGRQDSMLIPCSQGLISPSPSTLELVGPKYAPLSQQQQQLMAVTSSFPPGRVKRQEHHLPSVYEESGGGFRSGSALPLQLLCSEHL, encoded by the exons ATGTTAGTACCACCTGCCACCAAGCATCGACACGTGAGACGTGGAGGAGGAGCCACTCGCTTCAAGCAATCTTCTGGACCCAACAACGACACCAAGCTCTTCCctt GTTTGGATGGTGGTGGGGACTTTGTGCTCTCTGGAAAATCAACGAAGAAAGAGAGGCTCAGAAAATTAAGTGCTCTTGGCACTGCAAAAACGACGAGCTTTCGAGACTGCGAAATGGGTTGCAACGTGTCTGACAGAGACGATGAGCTCCCCAGTAAGAGATTTAAGCTTCCCAGAAAG tttttttatgattgcaatGGCGTTGATCATGCCTCTGTTCCACGGAAGCTGCGATCAG CAATGAAGAAGCGCAACCGTGAATCTGCATCTCCGTCCCCGTCTTTACCAGATGCAAAGAAGGTGAACCATCCGATGAGTGGGATCGAATTACTTATGAAGAAAGACGGCGGCTCAGAAATCACAAAAGATGAGGAAGAAGTTGTGGAGACCTTGTATGCTTTGGCTGGACTGTTCCCCAGGAACGACGTAAATGATAATAGTACAGTAGACATCGAATCATTAGATGCAAATCCTTCAGGTTTGCCAGGGTCAAAGGAGAGTTTGACATCTGCATTTGAAG ATGGAAAAGAGAAATTGGGTTCATATTGCCCCTTGAGAGCTACCAAGGCCGCCAATCCATCAAATGTAGAAAGATTAGGAAAAGAAACTGATCAAGTTGATTGTTTGAACGAACCCAGTAGTCAACATGAGCCTGAATTGCCTAACAGCAGGAAATCATGTATAAGTTCAGATAATTCCGTTCCTCAAAATCTGAATGTTTCGTCATTGTCAGTGAAAGTTGAGGGGTGCAATGAAAACCCTGCTACAGGCAATGCTGACAACTTTTGCAAATCTGATATAAGCCTGGATAGTCG caggttaaagcagccTGTGCAAGAGTTGTCCTCGGTTCCTGAGAGAAAACCAGTAACTGCACTGGAGTTG GGCACAACTATTAGAGGTCAAGTTGAACTGCATGATACGGATCAGGAAGCCAAGAAAAATG gTCCAGTATTGTGGCCTGGCTTGTCTTCAAGTGTGTCTCTTGGTGCTAGCAATGATAGTCCATCATCATTGTCACA GTCTCCTGCTGCTAAAATTCCGCACTGGCTGGATGCTGCCTTGTCTACCTCGAGAGCTTCTGTCCAAAATAGTTCATCTTTTGGAAAG GTTACTACTGTTCTCAATGGTAGAAGGTCGTGTAAGAAGTGCGCAGCTCATGTTTACATAAGTCACTTGATTCAGGCTTTACAAAACTCCGAGTGTAAGAATAAGTTACAGCTACAGCCTAATCAAATGAGACCACATGAAGGATTAAAACAGGTGGCTCTTCTGGGAGTTAATGTCTATGCTAATGCAAACAATGGTTCAAATGGGATTGTTGCTACTAGTAGCATCGGTATTTCTAGTTCTGAAAAAAATTCAGCCGAAGCTAAGAACGGTACACTGCAGCAGACGAAGCTCCATCAAGATCAGCCACAGTTCGCTATGGGATCTCGAGCATACGCTTCACCAAAGCAG AGTTTTGATTTCCTGTCACTGTCAGCTGGAGGTGGTGGCTCAGAAACAAATAATAGTTTTAGCAGAGCTAGAAAGGGGATGGAGCCATCATCACAATCCCAAGGCCCGTATATTCATCCTCTCATGCAACGTCACACACTCATTCCTTTCTCTTTGCCCCAGTCTCAGTACAGCTCTTCTGCTCACCCTAACAATCCTTCAGTGTCTCAGCAG GCCCAGATGCAGCTACCCCCATATCATGGCAACCCATTTGATCCTCAAGCAAGTCCCACAGCATCGATGAAGCAGCAACCTCAACAGCAACATCTACAGCTCCAACAGCATCAGCAGAGGCTTTGGGCCGCTCACTTGGCTGCTAATTACAGGCCAGTGGGAACTTCGGCGCCTGCAGTTCATTTTCCCAGTTGGCAAAATGGAAGGCAGGATTCGATGTTGATTCCATGCAGCCAAGGCCTTATTTCTCCATCCCCGTCAACGCTTGAACTCGTTGGTCCCAAATACGCACCACTGTCTCAACAACAGCAGCAGCTAATGGCTGTTACTTCATCTTTTCCTCCCGGTAGGGTAAAACGACAAGAACACCATCTACCTTCTGTGTACGAGGAATCTGGAGGTGGATTTCGTTCTGGAAGTGCATTGCCACTGCAGTTGCTCTGCAGCGAGCACCTCTAA
- the LOC137742951 gene encoding hexokinase-2, chloroplastic, whose translation MSAAATSPAVGSFYLRRRSPTVSMPRFRMAVRSAAVSLTPLLTKLHNDSATPLPLLRHVAESMASDMRAGLAVDGGSDLKMILSYVDSLPSGNEEGLFYALDLGGTNFRVLRVQLGGKDERVIATEFDQVSIPPELMCGTSEELFDFIASGLAKFAQKEGNNFHLPTGTKREIGFTFSFPVKQTSIDSGILIKWTKGFSVSGTAGRDVVACLNEAMERKGLDMRVSALVNDAVGTLAGARYWDDDVMVAVILGTGTNACYVERVDAIPKLQGQVSSSGRTIINTEWGAFSNGLPLTEFDRDMDAASINPGEQIFEKTISGMYLGEIVRRILVKMGEADALFGESVLEKLSAPFLLRTPDLCAMQQDASDDLQAVGSILYNVAGVESSLSARKIVVDVCDTIVKRGGRLVGAGIVGILQKMEEDSKGLIFGKRTVVAMDGGLYENYPQYRRYLQEAVTELLGTEISKNLVIEHSKDGSGIGAALLAAANSSYI comes from the exons ATGTCAGCTGCTGCCACTTCCCCAGCCGTTGGATCTTTCTACCTCCGGCGCCGATCACCTACGGTGTCCATGCCTCGTTTCAGGATGGCCGTCCGATCCGCCGCCGTTTCCCTCACTCCGCTGTTGACCAAGTTACACAACGACAGTGCCACTCCCCTGCCCCTCCTGCGCCACGTGGCAGAGTCCATGGCCTCCGACATGCGTGCCGGGCTCGCCGTGGACGGCGGCAGCGACCTCAAGATGATACTCAGCTACGTTGATTCCCTCCCAAGCGG GAATGAGGAGGGGTTGTTTTATGCACTGGATCTTGGAGGCACAAACTTCAGGGTGCTGAGAGTACAATTAGGCGGCAAAGATGAGCGCGTGATTGCAACCGAATTCGACCAAGTTTCCATCCCCCCGGAGCTCATGTGTGGCACCTCAGAG GAACTGTTTGATTTTATTGCTTCTGGTTTGGCAAAGTTTGCACAAAAGGAGGGTAATAACTTCCACCTTCCAACTGGTACGAAAAGAGAAATTGGATTCACATTTTCGTTCCCTGTGAAGCAGACCTCCATTGATTCCGGCATACTAATTAAGTGGACAAAAGGCTTTTCCGTCTCTGGAACG GCAGGAAGAGATGTGGTTGCTTGTTTGAATGAGGCTATGGAAAGGAAAGGACTCGATATGCGTGTGTCTGCTCTG GTTAACGATGCTGTAGGAACTTTAGCTGGAGCAAGATATTGGGACGATGACGTCATGGTTGCTGTCATTTTGGGTACTGGTACCAACGCTTGCTATGTTGAACGTGTAGATGCTATTCCCAAACTACAGGGCCAGGTTTCTTCTTCCGGCAGAACG ATTATCAACACTGAGTGGGGAGCATTCTCAAATGGTCTTCCTTTGACGGAATTCGATAGAGATATGGATGCTGCTAGCATCAATCCCGGTGAGCAG ATCTTTGAGAAAACAATCTCTGGAATGTACCTTGGGGAAATTGTAAGAAGAATACTAGTAAAGATGGGTGAAGCAGATGCTTTGTTTGGTGAATCTGTCCTAGAAAAACTATCAGCACCTTTTCTACTCAG GACTCCAGATCTTTGCGCTATGCAGCAAGATGCATCTGATGACCTTCAAGCCGTTGGATCAATCCTATACAATGTAGCAGGG GTTGAGTCCAGTTTAAGTGCAAGAAAGATTGTGGTGGATGTATGTGACACCATAGTGAAGCGAGGAGGGCGCTTAGTGGGTGCAGGAATAGTAGGGATACTGCAAAAGATGGAGGAGGATTCAAAAGGTCTCATATTTGGCAAGAGGACTGTTGTGGCCATGGATGGAGGGTTGTACGAAAACTATCCACAATACCGTAGGTATTTACAAGAGGCGGTGACAGAGCTTCTAGGGACAGAGATTTCAAAGAACTTGGTGATCGAGCATTCGAAAGACGGGTCTGGTATAGGGGCTGCTCTCTTGGCTGCTGCAAATTCCAGTTACATATGA
- the LOC137731689 gene encoding WEB family protein At1g75720-like, whose protein sequence is MEKEVGGGGMQVTRTRRAEIDTRQPFRSVKEAVALFGEKVLAGELYASQLKQMQNEANENRHGPALSRIGTVRAELEDTKQSLQKARQESELMENCLSSLKQELERTKRELQQLKEREYEKHFIETEIEDVRIVDEDSTKFTTKTQASSEEDESFEFQKKRYVAFGNPPSMSQVMIAQGGVHETLERHHSLTKKKKKPMIPLIAGIFSKKKGSSQVAYA, encoded by the exons ATGGAGAAAGaagtaggaggaggaggaatgCAAGTGACGAGGACAAGGAGGGCGGAGATCGATACAAGGCAACCGTTCCGCTCCGTCAAAGAGGCAGTTGCGTTGTTCGGAGAAAAAGTTCTTGCCGGAGAGCTCTATGCCTCCCAGCTCAAACAG ATGCAGAACGAAGCAAATGAAAATAGGCATGGCCCCGCATTATCCAGAATTGGAACTGTGAGAGCAGAACtagaggacacaaaacaaagccTCCAAAAAGCCAGACAAGAAAGTGAGCTCATGGAAAACTGCCTCTCTTCTCTAAAACAGGAGCTCGAACGCACAAAGCGCGAGCTCCAGCAGCTGAAGGAACGGGAGTATGAAAAACACTTCATCGAAACGGAGATTGAAGACGTTAGGATTGTCGACGAAGACTCGACCAAGTTTACAACCAAAACACAAGCATCTAGTGAGGAAGATGAAAGTTTTGaattccaaaagaaaagatatgTGGCATTTGGAAATCCACCTTCCATGTCTCAAGTGATGATTGCACAAGGTGGTGTTCATGAAACATTGGAAAGACACCATTCTCTcacgaaaaagaagaagaagcccaTGATTCCTCTGATCGCCGGGATCTTTTCTAAGAAGAAAGGAAGCTCACAGGTTGCTTATGCTTGA
- the LOC137743899 gene encoding uncharacterized protein, translating to MKIFNRFRKIIMKLIFTVPSRSARGTSPSGATSTPRQRNSSCDRFEPPKTSCSSYYSSHVHYNEAIADCIEFFNKSSSGKGGSLDDGEFNVMV from the coding sequence ATGAAAATCTTCAATCGCTTCAGGAAGATAATAATGAAACTTATTTTTACTGTCCCATCTCGATCAGCCCGCGGCACATCTCCGTCGGGAGCTACGAGCACTCCCAGGCAAAGGAACAGCAGCTGTGACAGATTTGAGCCTCCAAAGACTTCATGCAGTTCGTACTACTCGTCGCACGTGCATTATAACGAGGCCATCGCTGACTGCATCGAGTTCTTTAATAAGTCTTCTTCTGGCAAAGGGGGCAGTTTGGATGATGGAGAATTCAACGTTATGGTTTGA
- the LOC137707449 gene encoding uncharacterized protein isoform X2, with product MLVPPATKHRHVRRGGGATRFKQSSGPNNDTKLFPCLDGGGDFVLSGKSTKKERLRKLSALGTAKTTSFRDCEMGCNVSDRDDELPSKRFKLPRKFFYDCNGVDHASVPRKLRSAMKKRNRESASPSPSLPDAKKVNHPMSGIELLMKKDGGSEITKDEEEVVETLYALAGLFPRNDVNDNSTVDIESLDANPSGLPGSKESLTSAFEDGKEKLGSYCPLRATKAANPSNVERLGKETDQVDCLNEPSSQHEPELPNSRKSCISSDNSVPQNLNVSSLSVKVEGCNENPATGNADNFCKSDISLDSRLKQPVQELSSVPERKPVTALELGTTIRGQVELHDTDQEAKKNGPVLWPGLSSSVSLGASNDSPSSLSQSPAAKIPHWLDAALSTSRASVQNSSSFGKVTTVLNGRRSCKKCAAHVYISHLIQALQNSECKNKLQLQPNQMRPHEGLKQVALLGVNVYANANNGSNGIVATSSIGISSSEKNSAEAKNGTLQQTKLHQDQPQFAMGSRAYASPKQSFDFLSLSAGGGGSETNNSFSRARKGMEPSSQSQGPYIHPLMQRHTLIPFSLPQSQYSSSAHPNNPSVSQQAQMQLPPYHGNPFDPQASPTASMKQQPQQQHLQLQQHQQRLWAAHLAANYRPVGTSAPAVHFPSWQNGRQDSMLIPCSQGLISPSPSTLELVGPKYAPLSQQQQQLMAVTSSFPPGRVKRQEHHLPSVYEESGGGFRSGSALPLQLLCSEHL from the exons ATGTTAGTACCACCTGCCACCAAGCATCGACACGTGAGACGTGGAGGAGGAGCCACTCGCTTCAAGCAATCTTCTGGACCCAACAACGACACCAAGCTCTTCCctt GTTTGGATGGTGGTGGGGACTTTGTGCTCTCTGGAAAATCAACGAAGAAAGAGAGGCTCAGAAAATTAAGTGCTCTTGGCACTGCAAAAACGACGAGCTTTCGAGACTGCGAAATGGGTTGCAACGTGTCTGACAGAGACGATGAGCTCCCCAGTAAGAGATTTAAGCTTCCCAGAAAG tttttttatgattgcaatGGCGTTGATCATGCCTCTGTTCCACGGAAGCTGCGATCAG CAATGAAGAAGCGCAACCGTGAATCTGCATCTCCGTCCCCGTCTTTACCAGATGCAAAGAAGGTGAACCATCCGATGAGTGGGATCGAATTACTTATGAAGAAAGACGGCGGCTCAGAAATCACAAAAGATGAGGAAGAAGTTGTGGAGACCTTGTATGCTTTGGCTGGACTGTTCCCCAGGAACGACGTAAATGATAATAGTACAGTAGACATCGAATCATTAGATGCAAATCCTTCAGGTTTGCCAGGGTCAAAGGAGAGTTTGACATCTGCATTTGAAG ATGGAAAAGAGAAATTGGGTTCATATTGCCCCTTGAGAGCTACCAAGGCCGCCAATCCATCAAATGTAGAAAGATTAGGAAAAGAAACTGATCAAGTTGATTGTTTGAACGAACCCAGTAGTCAACATGAGCCTGAATTGCCTAACAGCAGGAAATCATGTATAAGTTCAGATAATTCCGTTCCTCAAAATCTGAATGTTTCGTCATTGTCAGTGAAAGTTGAGGGGTGCAATGAAAACCCTGCTACAGGCAATGCTGACAACTTTTGCAAATCTGATATAAGCCTGGATAGTCG gttaaagcagccTGTGCAAGAGTTGTCCTCGGTTCCTGAGAGAAAACCAGTAACTGCACTGGAGTTG GGCACAACTATTAGAGGTCAAGTTGAACTGCATGATACGGATCAGGAAGCCAAGAAAAATG gTCCAGTATTGTGGCCTGGCTTGTCTTCAAGTGTGTCTCTTGGTGCTAGCAATGATAGTCCATCATCATTGTCACA GTCTCCTGCTGCTAAAATTCCGCACTGGCTGGATGCTGCCTTGTCTACCTCGAGAGCTTCTGTCCAAAATAGTTCATCTTTTGGAAAG GTTACTACTGTTCTCAATGGTAGAAGGTCGTGTAAGAAGTGCGCAGCTCATGTTTACATAAGTCACTTGATTCAGGCTTTACAAAACTCCGAGTGTAAGAATAAGTTACAGCTACAGCCTAATCAAATGAGACCACATGAAGGATTAAAACAGGTGGCTCTTCTGGGAGTTAATGTCTATGCTAATGCAAACAATGGTTCAAATGGGATTGTTGCTACTAGTAGCATCGGTATTTCTAGTTCTGAAAAAAATTCAGCCGAAGCTAAGAACGGTACACTGCAGCAGACGAAGCTCCATCAAGATCAGCCACAGTTCGCTATGGGATCTCGAGCATACGCTTCACCAAAGCAG AGTTTTGATTTCCTGTCACTGTCAGCTGGAGGTGGTGGCTCAGAAACAAATAATAGTTTTAGCAGAGCTAGAAAGGGGATGGAGCCATCATCACAATCCCAAGGCCCGTATATTCATCCTCTCATGCAACGTCACACACTCATTCCTTTCTCTTTGCCCCAGTCTCAGTACAGCTCTTCTGCTCACCCTAACAATCCTTCAGTGTCTCAGCAG GCCCAGATGCAGCTACCCCCATATCATGGCAACCCATTTGATCCTCAAGCAAGTCCCACAGCATCGATGAAGCAGCAACCTCAACAGCAACATCTACAGCTCCAACAGCATCAGCAGAGGCTTTGGGCCGCTCACTTGGCTGCTAATTACAGGCCAGTGGGAACTTCGGCGCCTGCAGTTCATTTTCCCAGTTGGCAAAATGGAAGGCAGGATTCGATGTTGATTCCATGCAGCCAAGGCCTTATTTCTCCATCCCCGTCAACGCTTGAACTCGTTGGTCCCAAATACGCACCACTGTCTCAACAACAGCAGCAGCTAATGGCTGTTACTTCATCTTTTCCTCCCGGTAGGGTAAAACGACAAGAACACCATCTACCTTCTGTGTACGAGGAATCTGGAGGTGGATTTCGTTCTGGAAGTGCATTGCCACTGCAGTTGCTCTGCAGCGAGCACCTCTAA